Proteins encoded in a region of the Isoalcanivorax pacificus W11-5 genome:
- the aroK gene encoding shikimate kinase AroK has translation MSTTLPPIYLVGPMGAGKSTLGRYLGQQLGRPFHDSDKVIVDRTGADIPWIFDMEGEEGFRRREEEIIEELTRLPEIVMATGGGAVLREANRRHLHERGVVFYLWTPVEVQLARTRHDRNRPLLQTADPERVLRELMAVRDPLYREVAHHIIPTASGNLRKVADLVLDRLHEHEA, from the coding sequence ATGAGCACGACGCTGCCTCCGATCTATCTGGTGGGCCCCATGGGTGCCGGCAAAAGCACCCTGGGGCGGTATCTGGGGCAGCAGCTCGGGCGCCCGTTCCACGATTCCGACAAGGTGATCGTGGACCGTACCGGCGCCGACATTCCCTGGATCTTCGACATGGAAGGCGAGGAAGGCTTTCGTCGCCGTGAAGAGGAAATCATCGAAGAACTGACCCGCCTGCCGGAGATCGTCATGGCCACCGGCGGCGGCGCCGTGCTGCGCGAGGCCAATCGCCGCCATCTGCATGAGCGTGGTGTGGTGTTCTATCTGTGGACGCCCGTGGAAGTGCAACTGGCCCGCACCCGTCACGATCGCAACCGGCCATTGCTGCAGACTGCCGACCCGGAACGGGTGTTGCGCGAACTGATGGCAGTGCGCGACCCGCTGTACCGCGAAGTGGCCCACCACATTATCCCGACCGCCTCCGGCAACCTGCGCAAGGTCGCGGACTTGGTACTTGATCGCCTGCACGAACACGAGGCCTGA
- a CDS encoding AAA family ATPase — protein sequence MSALNREQPFYRGAGRLEALDILCDAGLRGGFVLLTGEAGAGVSRLLGEAAMTLVDSAAVVRVDGAETPSRNVLMRALLSYFGVGKEDFASTLERALASEPLVLVIDNADAMGDEAIATLGVLRERLGPRFAILLGGLPDTEGRVASAALTPTDHVDLAPLTAQECADFLAYVTGEELDDDDAEARQASSGGWPGALLAEAPPPVLPVSRMAGFRVPWKHLAAVGGLLLVILIFWPRDDEPMETVRSLDLPPRQVAETVTASPRETAPAEQPAASPRPAPAPEAPAPERPVADIATPAAEPDEAAPAPEPREPVRANPPPAAPRPAPEPAAPSVVRAESGPTLTGLDAELGYRREDWLLSAPTDQWMLQVTLATTEDAARALSEQLGAGKSAYYRASRNSRSVYIVLSGPYADRAAAVAGRQSLPPALAAAGPFPRELAAIQQELRGN from the coding sequence GTGTCAGCACTGAATCGGGAACAACCGTTTTACCGTGGCGCCGGCCGACTGGAGGCGCTGGATATCCTGTGTGACGCCGGCCTGAGGGGCGGCTTTGTACTGCTGACCGGGGAGGCCGGGGCCGGTGTGTCCCGTCTGCTCGGTGAAGCCGCCATGACGCTGGTGGACAGCGCCGCCGTGGTGCGTGTCGACGGCGCCGAAACACCCAGCCGCAATGTACTGATGCGCGCCCTGCTGAGTTACTTCGGCGTCGGCAAGGAAGATTTCGCCTCGACCCTGGAGCGGGCCCTGGCCAGCGAGCCGTTGGTGCTGGTCATTGATAACGCCGACGCCATGGGCGATGAAGCCATCGCCACACTGGGCGTGTTGCGCGAGCGCCTGGGTCCTCGCTTCGCGATCCTGCTGGGCGGCCTGCCGGACACAGAAGGGCGTGTGGCCAGCGCGGCACTGACGCCCACGGATCATGTCGATCTGGCACCGCTGACGGCACAGGAATGCGCCGATTTCCTGGCCTATGTGACCGGTGAGGAACTGGACGACGACGATGCCGAGGCTCGCCAGGCCAGCAGTGGCGGCTGGCCCGGTGCCCTGTTGGCAGAGGCGCCCCCGCCGGTGCTGCCCGTCTCGCGCATGGCCGGTTTTCGGGTGCCCTGGAAGCATCTCGCGGCTGTTGGCGGGCTGCTGCTGGTGATCCTGATCTTCTGGCCGCGGGATGACGAGCCGATGGAAACCGTCCGCAGCCTGGATCTGCCGCCGCGTCAGGTCGCGGAAACCGTGACGGCCTCGCCGCGTGAAACGGCCCCCGCTGAACAGCCAGCCGCGTCACCGCGTCCGGCGCCGGCCCCGGAGGCGCCAGCACCGGAGCGTCCCGTCGCGGATATCGCCACACCCGCCGCCGAACCTGATGAGGCTGCGCCAGCGCCCGAGCCGCGCGAACCGGTGCGCGCCAATCCGCCTCCGGCGGCACCGAGGCCTGCGCCGGAGCCGGCAGCGCCCAGTGTGGTGCGTGCCGAGAGTGGCCCGACGCTCACCGGGCTGGATGCTGAACTGGGTTACCGCCGCGAAGACTGGTTGCTGTCCGCACCCACGGACCAGTGGATGCTGCAGGTCACCCTGGCTACGACCGAAGACGCTGCCCGGGCGCTCTCCGAGCAGCTTGGTGCCGGCAAGAGTGCCTATTACCGGGCCAGCCGCAACAGCCGCAGTGTCTACATCGTGCTGTCTGGCCCCTACGCTGATCGCGCTGCCGCCGTGGCAGGGCGTCAGTCCCTGCCCCCGGCGCTGGCTGCCGCCGGGCCCTTCCCCCGGGAGCTGGCTGCCATCCAGCAGGAACTGCGCGGCAACTGA
- the gltB gene encoding glutamate synthase large subunit has protein sequence MQQNSTLVRGLYEPGEFRDNCGFGLIAHTEGKASHELLQTAIEALTCMTHRGGINADGKTGDGCGLLLKKPDSFFRKVAAGQGITLPDTYGVGMLFLHPEADKAAAQRAIVEEELKRQQVEVYGWRDVPTDPEYLGPIARESLPAFAQVLVGVDGLSDVELNRRLFFARRHAENRVGTDDYFYVCSLSSTVVSYKGLMMPVDLPAFYPDLGDEAMETAIVVFHQRFSTNTMPRWPLAQPFRYLAHNGEINTISGNRNWSVARTPKFVNDLLPGLEDVKPLVNRTGSDSSSMDNMLEILLAGGMNLFRAVRMMVPPAWQNVETMDADLRAFYEYNSMHMEPWDGPAGLVMTDGRFAVCMLDRNGLRPSRWVITKNGFITLSSEIGVYSYAPEDVVAKGRVGPGQILAVDTETGELLRTNDIDNQLKVGQPYRKWLKENGLRIEADYDTEVERVDEVQPSDLLAYQKLFQVSFEERDQVLRPLAESGQEAVGSMGDDTPMAVLSKRARPLYDYFRQQFAQVTNPPIDPLREAIVMSLETCIGAERNVFEETAEHADRAILSTPILSHSKFANLLKIQRPGYAHERLSLHYAPATGLRQAIVDLCEKAENAVRAGKVLMVLSDYGIEQDKLTIPAGMATGAVHHRLTEKGLRCDANIIVETATARDPHHFAVLFGFGATAVYPYLAYDVIADMVRSGELLGDAVELQKNFRKGINKGLLKILSKMGISTIASYRGAQLFEAVGIARDVVDLCFRGVPSRIAGADFSDFEADFLSLQRDAWKQRKPIDAGGVLKFIYGKEYHAFNPDVIHALHDAVNSGDYEAYKKYAALVNTRPVATLRDLLRLRDDVTAISVDDVEPIENILPRFDSAGMSLGALSPEAHEAIATAMNRLGGRSNSGEGGEDPARFGTERVSKIKQIASGRFGVTPHYLVNAEVLQIKVAQGAKPGEGGQLPGGKVNELIARLRYSVPGVTLISPPPHHDIYSIEDLAQLIFDLKQVNPQAQVSVKLVSEPGVGTIAAGVAKAYADLITISGYDGGTAASPLTSIRYAGSPWELGLTEAHQTLRGNDLRGKIRLQTDGGLKTGLDVVKAAILGAESFGFGTVPMVVLGCKYLRICHLNNCATGVATQRDDLRKEHFIGAPEMLIHYFTFVATEVRELLAKLGVKSLADLIGRTDLLERIEGETERQKKLDLMPILRSDHVPADKPQFCQVKRNEPFDKGELAEQMVRDMLPAIENASGGSFHYTITNCNRSLGARLSGEIARRHGNLGMEKAPIKVRLVGTAGQSFGVFNAGGLHMYIEGDANDYVGKGMAGGKLVIRPPTGSPFKSQETAIIGNTCLYGATGGKLFAAGSAGERFGVRNSGAHAVVEGAGDHCCEYMTGGCVTVLGDTGYNFGAGMTGGFAYVLDQNNLFFDRINPELIELHRISTEPMEAHRSHLRSVLREYVEETGSEWGQYILDNFDAMSRKFWLVKPKAASLENLLKSTRANPA, from the coding sequence ATGCAGCAGAATTCAACGCTGGTGCGGGGTCTCTATGAGCCCGGAGAATTCCGGGACAACTGTGGTTTTGGCCTGATTGCCCACACTGAGGGCAAGGCCAGCCATGAGCTCCTGCAGACCGCAATCGAAGCACTGACATGCATGACCCACCGGGGCGGCATCAACGCCGATGGCAAGACCGGTGATGGCTGCGGTCTGCTGCTGAAAAAACCGGACTCCTTCTTCCGCAAGGTCGCGGCCGGGCAAGGTATTACCCTGCCGGACACCTACGGCGTGGGCATGCTGTTCCTGCATCCGGAGGCCGACAAGGCCGCCGCGCAGCGCGCCATCGTCGAAGAAGAACTCAAGCGCCAGCAGGTCGAGGTTTACGGCTGGCGTGACGTGCCCACCGACCCCGAGTATCTCGGTCCGATCGCCCGGGAAAGCCTGCCGGCGTTTGCACAGGTGCTGGTGGGTGTCGACGGGTTGTCGGATGTCGAGCTCAACCGGCGTCTGTTCTTCGCCCGTCGCCACGCGGAAAACCGCGTCGGCACGGACGACTATTTCTATGTCTGCTCACTGTCCTCCACCGTCGTGTCCTATAAAGGCCTGATGATGCCGGTGGACCTGCCGGCCTTTTATCCGGACCTGGGCGACGAGGCGATGGAAACCGCCATCGTGGTATTCCACCAGCGCTTCTCCACCAACACCATGCCGCGCTGGCCGCTGGCGCAGCCGTTCCGCTATCTGGCGCACAACGGTGAGATCAACACTATTTCCGGCAACCGCAACTGGTCCGTGGCGCGCACACCGAAATTCGTCAACGACCTGCTGCCGGGCCTGGAAGACGTCAAGCCGCTGGTCAACCGCACCGGTTCGGATTCCTCCAGCATGGACAACATGCTGGAAATCCTGCTCGCCGGTGGCATGAACCTGTTCCGCGCCGTGCGCATGATGGTGCCGCCGGCCTGGCAGAACGTGGAAACCATGGACGCCGACCTGCGTGCGTTCTACGAATACAACTCCATGCACATGGAGCCGTGGGACGGCCCGGCCGGCCTGGTGATGACCGATGGCCGCTTCGCCGTCTGCATGCTGGATCGCAACGGTTTGCGCCCGTCGCGCTGGGTGATCACCAAGAACGGTTTCATCACGCTGTCCTCCGAGATCGGCGTGTACAGCTACGCGCCGGAAGATGTGGTCGCCAAGGGCCGTGTCGGGCCGGGCCAGATCCTGGCCGTGGATACCGAGACCGGCGAACTGCTGCGCACTAACGACATCGACAATCAGCTCAAGGTCGGCCAGCCGTACCGCAAATGGCTGAAGGAAAACGGCCTGCGCATCGAAGCCGACTACGACACCGAAGTCGAGCGCGTTGACGAGGTGCAGCCGAGTGACCTGCTGGCCTACCAGAAACTGTTCCAGGTCAGCTTCGAAGAGCGTGACCAGGTGCTGCGTCCGCTGGCGGAAAGTGGCCAGGAAGCGGTGGGCTCCATGGGCGACGATACGCCGATGGCGGTGCTCTCCAAACGGGCGCGCCCGTTGTATGACTATTTCCGGCAGCAATTTGCCCAGGTTACCAACCCGCCGATCGATCCGCTGCGCGAAGCGATCGTGATGTCGCTGGAAACCTGCATCGGTGCCGAGCGCAACGTGTTCGAGGAAACTGCCGAGCACGCCGACCGTGCGATCCTGTCGACACCGATCCTGTCGCACTCCAAATTCGCCAACCTGCTGAAGATCCAGCGCCCGGGCTATGCCCATGAGCGCCTGTCGCTGCACTACGCGCCGGCCACCGGGCTGCGTCAGGCGATTGTCGATCTGTGCGAGAAAGCAGAAAACGCGGTCCGTGCCGGCAAGGTGCTGATGGTGCTGTCCGACTACGGCATCGAGCAGGACAAGCTGACCATTCCCGCCGGCATGGCCACCGGGGCGGTGCATCACCGCCTGACCGAAAAAGGCCTGCGCTGCGACGCCAACATTATTGTGGAAACCGCCACCGCGCGTGATCCGCACCACTTTGCCGTGCTGTTCGGCTTTGGCGCCACCGCCGTGTATCCGTACCTGGCCTACGACGTGATCGCCGACATGGTGCGCTCCGGCGAACTGCTCGGCGACGCGGTGGAGTTGCAGAAGAATTTCCGCAAGGGCATCAACAAGGGCCTGCTGAAAATTCTCTCGAAGATGGGGATTTCCACCATCGCCTCCTACCGGGGTGCGCAACTGTTCGAAGCCGTGGGCATTGCCCGCGATGTGGTCGACCTGTGTTTCCGTGGCGTGCCGAGCCGTATCGCCGGGGCGGACTTCAGTGATTTCGAAGCCGACTTCCTGTCGCTGCAACGCGATGCCTGGAAACAGCGCAAGCCGATCGACGCCGGTGGTGTGCTGAAATTCATCTACGGCAAGGAATACCACGCCTTCAACCCGGACGTGATCCACGCCCTGCACGACGCGGTCAACAGCGGTGATTACGAGGCGTATAAAAAATACGCCGCGCTGGTCAACACCCGCCCGGTGGCGACACTGCGCGACCTGCTGCGTCTGCGTGACGATGTAACGGCCATCAGCGTCGATGACGTTGAGCCGATTGAAAATATTCTGCCGCGCTTTGATTCCGCCGGCATGTCGCTGGGTGCGTTGTCACCGGAAGCCCACGAGGCCATCGCCACCGCGATGAACCGTCTCGGCGGCCGCTCCAACTCTGGCGAGGGCGGTGAAGACCCGGCCCGTTTCGGCACCGAGCGCGTCTCCAAAATCAAACAGATTGCCTCCGGCCGTTTTGGTGTGACCCCGCATTACCTGGTCAACGCCGAAGTGCTGCAGATCAAGGTGGCCCAGGGCGCCAAGCCCGGCGAAGGCGGCCAGTTGCCTGGTGGCAAGGTGAACGAGCTGATCGCACGGCTGCGTTACTCTGTGCCGGGCGTGACGCTGATTTCACCGCCGCCGCACCACGACATTTATTCCATCGAAGATCTGGCGCAGCTGATTTTTGACCTCAAGCAGGTCAACCCGCAGGCGCAGGTGTCGGTGAAACTGGTGTCCGAACCGGGCGTCGGCACGATCGCGGCTGGCGTGGCAAAAGCCTATGCCGACCTGATCACCATTTCCGGTTACGACGGCGGTACCGCCGCCAGCCCGCTGACCTCGATCCGCTACGCGGGTTCACCGTGGGAGCTGGGCCTGACCGAAGCGCACCAGACGCTGCGCGGCAACGACCTGCGCGGCAAGATCCGCCTGCAGACCGACGGTGGCCTGAAGACCGGCCTGGACGTGGTGAAAGCCGCGATCCTGGGTGCGGAATCGTTCGGTTTCGGGACTGTGCCGATGGTGGTGCTGGGCTGCAAATACCTGCGTATCTGTCACCTGAACAACTGCGCCACCGGCGTGGCCACCCAGCGGGACGACCTGCGCAAAGAGCATTTCATCGGCGCGCCGGAAATGCTGATCCACTATTTCACCTTCGTCGCCACCGAAGTGCGCGAGCTGCTGGCCAAGTTGGGCGTGAAGAGCCTGGCCGACCTGATTGGTCGTACTGACCTGCTGGAACGTATCGAAGGCGAGACCGAGCGTCAGAAGAAACTGGACCTGATGCCGATCCTGCGCAGCGATCACGTGCCGGCCGACAAGCCGCAGTTCTGCCAGGTGAAACGCAACGAGCCGTTCGACAAGGGCGAGCTGGCCGAACAGATGGTGCGGGACATGCTGCCGGCGATCGAAAACGCCAGCGGTGGGTCGTTCCATTACACCATCACCAACTGCAACCGTTCACTCGGTGCGCGGCTGTCCGGTGAAATTGCCCGTCGCCACGGCAACCTCGGTATGGAAAAGGCGCCGATCAAGGTGCGCCTTGTCGGCACCGCTGGCCAGAGCTTCGGTGTGTTCAATGCCGGCGGCCTGCACATGTATATCGAAGGCGATGCCAACGACTACGTCGGCAAAGGCATGGCCGGTGGCAAGCTGGTGATCCGGCCGCCGACAGGCAGCCCGTTCAAGAGCCAGGAAACCGCCATCATCGGTAACACCTGCCTGTACGGTGCCACCGGCGGCAAACTGTTTGCGGCCGGTTCCGCCGGCGAGCGTTTCGGGGTGCGTAACTCCGGTGCGCACGCCGTGGTGGAAGGCGCGGGCGATCACTGCTGTGAATACATGACCGGTGGCTGCGTCACCGTGCTGGGTGATACCGGCTACAACTTCGGCGCCGGCATGACAGGCGGTTTCGCCTACGTGCTGGATCAGAACAACCTGTTCTTCGACCGCATCAACCCGGAGCTGATCGAACTGCACCGCATCAGCACCGAGCCGATGGAAGCACACCGCAGCCATCTGCGCAGCGTGTTGCGTGAATACGTCGAGGAAACCGGCAGCGAGTGGGGCCAGTACATCCTGGACAACTTCGATGCCATGAGCCGCAAGTTCTGGCTGGTCAAGCCGAAAGCCGCAAGCCTTGAGAATCTGCTCAAGAGCACGCGTGCCAATCCGGCCTGA
- the pilQ gene encoding type IV pilus secretin PilQ → MRKWVGALLVAVAGTLAGQAALASTLQSLNYASLPGNKLEVRLGFDQSPPDVRSYSIEKPARIALDLVGATNGLEGRNHNLGTGNARSVTVVEAKDRTRLIVNLAQLTGYDTRVEGNELVLTLGVDSQTANVFEPGVDEQQAPAGRGNQVNQIDFRRGETGEGRIVINLSNPSIPVDVREERGRIQVRFVGAAIPEALRRRLDVTDFATPVRYVDASMDGETGVVSIEPTGNWEYLAYQADGEFSINVKPVTEAEESRRRRDAFEYTGEKLSLNFQDIEVRSVLQLIADFTSMNLVASDTVSGRITLRLQNVPWDQALALILKTKGLDKRQVGNVLLVAPADEIAAREQLELESQAQIESLAPLRTEYVRVNYARAMDLQSLIKGEGSLLSSRGSVTVDERTNTLIIQDTARKLEDIHEVINRLDVAVQQVLIEARVVVATSDLTDELGIRWGGLAFQGDKLAEDGRSMVFSGGATNILNFGVGVLNGDDIEVESPDDMVVDLGSSDSRATRFSLGFVDINSGILELELSALAAEGQGEVVATPKVLTADQQPALIAAGTQIGYQEASSSGATAVSFVNAELRLEATPRITPDGRIIMDLKINNDSVGSVIAGIPSINTNRVETTVLVNDGETVVLGGIFQQEKREGVEKTPFLGDLPWIGRLFRREFKSDDKQELLIFITPRLLKDTYAGK, encoded by the coding sequence ATGCGGAAATGGGTCGGGGCTCTGCTGGTCGCTGTGGCGGGTACGCTGGCGGGTCAGGCGGCCCTGGCATCCACGCTGCAGTCGCTCAATTATGCGTCGCTGCCCGGCAACAAGCTGGAAGTGCGGCTGGGATTTGACCAGTCACCGCCAGATGTTCGCAGCTACAGTATCGAGAAGCCGGCCCGTATTGCCCTGGACCTGGTGGGGGCCACCAATGGTCTGGAGGGCCGCAACCACAATCTGGGCACGGGAAATGCCCGCAGCGTCACGGTGGTGGAAGCGAAAGACCGGACGCGGCTGATCGTCAACCTGGCGCAACTGACCGGTTATGACACGCGCGTGGAAGGCAATGAGCTGGTGCTCACGCTGGGTGTGGACAGCCAGACAGCGAATGTCTTCGAACCGGGCGTCGATGAGCAACAGGCCCCGGCAGGCCGTGGCAACCAGGTCAACCAGATTGATTTCCGCCGGGGTGAAACGGGCGAAGGCCGTATTGTCATCAACCTGTCCAACCCGTCGATTCCGGTGGACGTGCGCGAAGAGCGCGGCCGCATCCAGGTGCGCTTCGTGGGCGCGGCGATTCCTGAAGCGTTGCGCCGCCGTCTGGACGTGACCGATTTCGCCACTCCGGTGCGCTATGTGGATGCCAGCATGGACGGCGAGACCGGCGTGGTGTCCATCGAGCCGACCGGCAACTGGGAATACCTCGCGTATCAGGCCGACGGCGAATTCAGTATCAATGTGAAGCCGGTGACGGAAGCGGAAGAGTCGCGCCGTCGCCGCGATGCGTTCGAATACACGGGTGAGAAGCTGTCGCTGAATTTCCAGGACATTGAAGTGCGTTCGGTGCTGCAATTGATTGCTGATTTTACCAGCATGAACCTGGTCGCGTCGGACACGGTGTCCGGCCGCATTACCCTGCGCCTGCAGAACGTACCCTGGGACCAGGCGTTGGCCCTGATTCTTAAAACCAAAGGGCTGGATAAGCGCCAGGTCGGTAATGTGCTGCTGGTGGCGCCGGCGGACGAGATTGCTGCGCGTGAGCAACTGGAGCTGGAAAGTCAGGCACAGATTGAATCGCTGGCACCATTGCGTACGGAGTATGTGCGGGTCAATTACGCACGCGCCATGGATCTGCAGTCACTGATCAAGGGAGAGGGCTCCCTGTTGTCCAGCCGTGGCTCGGTGACGGTGGACGAGCGCACGAACACCCTGATCATCCAGGATACGGCACGCAAGCTGGAGGATATCCACGAAGTGATTAACAGACTGGATGTGGCAGTCCAGCAGGTGTTGATTGAAGCGCGCGTGGTCGTGGCGACTTCTGATTTGACCGACGAGTTGGGTATTCGCTGGGGCGGGCTGGCGTTCCAGGGAGACAAGCTGGCAGAAGACGGTCGTTCCATGGTGTTCAGCGGTGGCGCCACCAATATTCTTAACTTTGGTGTTGGTGTGCTGAATGGCGATGACATTGAGGTCGAGTCGCCGGACGACATGGTGGTGGATCTCGGCTCCTCAGACAGTCGTGCAACCCGTTTTTCACTTGGCTTTGTTGATATCAATTCGGGAATACTTGAGCTTGAGCTGTCTGCGCTGGCTGCAGAAGGGCAAGGTGAAGTGGTGGCCACGCCCAAGGTGCTGACAGCGGACCAGCAGCCCGCCCTGATTGCTGCCGGTACCCAGATCGGTTATCAGGAAGCCTCGTCCAGCGGTGCAACGGCGGTGTCCTTTGTGAACGCCGAACTTCGTCTGGAAGCGACACCACGCATCACACCCGATGGCCGCATCATCATGGACCTGAAGATCAACAATGACTCCGTGGGCAGCGTCATCGCCGGCATTCCCAGCATCAATACCAACCGTGTAGAGACCACGGTGCTGGTGAATGATGGCGAAACCGTGGTGCTTGGTGGTATTTTCCAGCAGGAGAAACGGGAAGGCGTGGAGAAGACCCCGTTCCTGGGTGATCTGCCGTGGATTGGCCGCCTGTTCAGACGCGAATTCAAGAGCGATGACAAGCAGGAACTGCTGATCTTCATTACCCCGCGCCTGCTGAAAGACACCTACGCGGGTAAATAA
- a CDS encoding FAD-dependent oxidoreductase, which yields MAERLNNSFQFLDVPRQDPKKKPAEARREKYEEIYYPYEVREVEHQAHRCLECGNPYCEWKCPVHNYIPNWLKLISEGNLMEAVELSHQTNSLPEVCGRVCPQDRLCEGACTLNDGFGAVTIGATEKYITDTALAMGWRPDMSKVVWTDKRVAVIGAGPAGIGCADVLVRSGVKPVVFDRYPEIGGLLTFGIPEFKLEKPVMAKRREVFEGMGIEFRLNTEIGTDITIDELLEEFDAVFMGMGTYTYMKGGFPGEELEGVYDALPFLISNVNRNLGFEKDAADFIDMGGKRVVVLGGGDTAMDCNRTSIRQGAASVTCAYRRDEENMPGSRREVANAREEGVQFLFNRQPIEIVGENGRATGVKVVETRLGEADANGRRRPEPIPGSEEILPADAVVIAFGFRPSPADWFEGKQITLDDAGRVVAQEKQAFPFQTSNEKIFAGGDMVRGSDLVVTAIWEGREAAKGILDYLDV from the coding sequence ATGGCTGAGCGTTTGAATAACAGCTTTCAGTTTCTGGATGTCCCGCGGCAGGACCCGAAGAAAAAGCCGGCGGAAGCCCGTCGTGAAAAGTACGAAGAGATCTACTACCCGTACGAAGTGCGGGAAGTGGAGCATCAGGCGCATCGCTGCCTGGAATGCGGCAACCCGTACTGCGAATGGAAGTGCCCGGTCCACAACTACATTCCGAACTGGCTGAAGCTGATTTCCGAAGGCAACCTGATGGAAGCCGTGGAACTGAGCCACCAGACCAACTCACTGCCGGAAGTGTGCGGCCGCGTGTGCCCGCAGGACCGTCTGTGCGAAGGCGCCTGCACACTGAACGACGGCTTCGGTGCGGTGACCATCGGTGCCACCGAGAAATACATCACCGACACCGCGCTGGCCATGGGCTGGCGCCCGGACATGTCGAAAGTGGTCTGGACCGACAAGCGCGTTGCCGTGATCGGTGCCGGCCCGGCCGGTATCGGCTGTGCCGATGTGCTGGTGCGCAGTGGCGTCAAGCCGGTGGTGTTTGACCGCTACCCGGAAATCGGCGGCCTGCTGACCTTCGGCATTCCTGAATTCAAGCTGGAAAAGCCGGTCATGGCCAAACGCCGTGAAGTGTTCGAGGGCATGGGCATCGAGTTCCGCCTGAACACCGAGATCGGCACCGACATCACCATTGATGAGCTGCTGGAAGAATTCGACGCCGTCTTCATGGGGATGGGCACCTACACCTACATGAAGGGCGGCTTCCCGGGCGAAGAACTGGAAGGCGTGTATGACGCCTTGCCGTTCCTGATTTCCAATGTGAATCGCAACCTGGGCTTCGAGAAAGACGCGGCGGACTTCATCGACATGGGTGGCAAGCGCGTGGTGGTGCTCGGTGGCGGTGACACCGCGATGGACTGCAACCGGACCTCGATCCGTCAGGGCGCCGCCAGCGTGACCTGTGCCTACCGTCGTGACGAAGAAAACATGCCGGGTTCCCGCCGCGAAGTGGCCAATGCCCGCGAAGAGGGCGTGCAGTTCCTGTTCAACCGCCAGCCGATCGAGATCGTCGGCGAGAACGGCCGCGCCACCGGTGTGAAAGTGGTGGAAACCCGTCTGGGTGAGGCCGACGCCAATGGCCGCCGCCGTCCTGAGCCGATTCCGGGCTCCGAGGAAATCCTGCCGGCGGACGCCGTGGTGATTGCCTTCGGTTTTCGTCCCAGCCCGGCGGACTGGTTCGAAGGCAAGCAGATCACGCTGGACGATGCCGGCCGTGTCGTGGCCCAGGAGAAACAGGCGTTCCCGTTCCAGACCAGCAACGAAAAAATCTTTGCCGGTGGCGACATGGTGCGTGGTTCCGACCTGGTGGTGACCGCCATCTGGGAAGGCCGCGAGGCCGCCAAGGGCATTCTGGATTACCTGGACGTCTGA
- the aroB gene encoding 3-dehydroquinate synthase — protein MHTLDVALGARSYPIYIGQGLLGQDLLRRHVRASQALIVTNETIAPLYLDKAKASLGDLAQVDTLVLPDGEQYKTLATLEKIFDALLANRHSRTTTLIALGGGVVGDMVGFAAASYQRGVDFLQVPTTLLAQVDSSVGGKTAVNHPRGKNMIGAFHQPRAVLIDTTVLDTLPPRELSAGLAEVIKYGLIRDADFYRWLEVNMAGLMQREPALLAEAILRSCRNKAEVVAEDETEQGNRALLNLGHTFGHAIETATGYRDWLHGEAVGAGTMMAAQLSADLGWISQADVARIGALTRAAGLPVAPPPGMTAEQFRSLMALDKKVMDGRLRLVLLKAIGEAVVTDQFDMQVLTRLLEKMCQH, from the coding sequence ATGCACACGCTTGATGTCGCGCTCGGTGCGCGCAGTTACCCCATCTACATTGGCCAGGGCCTGCTCGGCCAGGACCTGTTACGCCGGCATGTTCGCGCCAGTCAGGCGCTGATTGTCACCAACGAGACCATTGCGCCGCTCTATCTGGACAAGGCGAAAGCCAGCCTGGGTGATCTGGCACAGGTGGATACCCTGGTTCTCCCCGACGGCGAGCAGTACAAGACGCTGGCCACGCTGGAGAAGATTTTCGATGCGCTCCTGGCAAACCGGCACAGCCGCACCACCACGCTGATTGCCCTCGGTGGCGGCGTGGTCGGTGACATGGTTGGCTTTGCTGCCGCCAGTTATCAGCGTGGCGTGGACTTCCTGCAGGTGCCGACCACACTGCTGGCCCAGGTGGATTCCTCCGTGGGCGGCAAGACCGCCGTCAACCATCCGCGCGGCAAGAACATGATCGGTGCGTTCCATCAGCCGCGTGCGGTGCTGATCGATACCACGGTCCTGGATACGCTGCCGCCGCGCGAGCTCAGTGCAGGCCTTGCCGAAGTGATCAAATACGGCCTGATTCGCGATGCGGACTTTTATCGCTGGCTTGAGGTCAACATGGCAGGGTTGATGCAGCGCGAGCCGGCGCTGCTCGCCGAAGCGATTCTGCGAAGCTGCCGCAACAAGGCCGAGGTGGTGGCCGAGGACGAAACCGAGCAGGGCAACCGCGCACTGCTGAATCTCGGGCATACCTTTGGTCATGCCATCGAGACGGCCACCGGTTACCGTGACTGGCTGCACGGCGAAGCCGTTGGTGCCGGGACTATGATGGCCGCGCAGCTTTCCGCCGACCTGGGGTGGATCAGCCAGGCGGATGTCGCGCGTATCGGCGCTCTGACCCGCGCTGCCGGGCTGCCGGTGGCGCCGCCACCGGGCATGACGGCGGAGCAGTTTCGCAGCCTGATGGCACTGGACAAGAAAGTCATGGATGGCCGCCTGCGCCTGGTGCTGCTGAAAGCGATCGGCGAGGCGGTGGTTACTGATCAATTCGATATGCAGGTGCTCACCCGCCTGCTGGAGAAGATGTGTCAGCACTGA